A single genomic interval of Nostoc commune NIES-4072 harbors:
- a CDS encoding class I SAM-dependent methyltransferase, with product MAIAKCRFSGQPLHQTFIDLGMSPLANAYLTAEQLNNAEKFYPLHAYVSEDTLLVQLEQFETPDHIFSDYAYFSSYSVSWLKHAKAYTEMMVEKFGFNHHNQVIEIASNDGYLLQYFLEKGIPVLGIEPAANIAKVAEDKGIPSINKFFGVETAKELVIQGKLADLLIGNNVLAHVPDLNDFIAGMKLILKPNGILTMEFPHILQLIQQNQFDTIYHEHFSYFSFLTIEKIFAAHNLQLFDVEELSTHGGSLRIYAKHDYAVHLSISQRVRDLKAKEIAAGLHRIETYITFGEKVKETKHKLLNFLLTAKAEGKSIAGYGAPAKGNTLLNYCGIGKDFIDYTVDCNPYKQGLFLPGTHIPIFEPDKIRETKPDYLLILPWNLKEEIMEQMAFIGEWGGQFVVPIPEVKIYPSPIQDRVLIAS from the coding sequence ATGGCGATCGCAAAATGTCGTTTCAGTGGTCAACCCCTGCACCAAACCTTTATTGATCTAGGAATGTCACCTTTAGCTAATGCTTATTTGACAGCAGAGCAGCTAAATAATGCAGAGAAATTTTATCCTCTCCACGCTTATGTCTCTGAAGACACTCTTTTAGTTCAATTAGAACAGTTTGAAACACCAGATCACATTTTCAGCGATTATGCTTATTTTTCTTCTTACTCGGTAAGTTGGCTAAAACATGCCAAGGCTTACACCGAGATGATGGTAGAGAAGTTTGGCTTTAATCATCATAATCAAGTTATTGAAATTGCCAGTAATGACGGCTACCTCCTGCAATATTTTCTAGAAAAAGGAATCCCTGTTTTAGGAATAGAACCAGCAGCAAATATAGCTAAAGTTGCCGAAGACAAAGGCATTCCTAGTATCAACAAGTTTTTTGGAGTTGAAACTGCCAAAGAACTTGTGATACAAGGAAAACTAGCTGACCTTTTGATAGGTAATAATGTTTTAGCTCATGTACCAGATTTAAACGATTTCATCGCTGGGATGAAACTCATCCTCAAACCCAATGGCATTTTGACGATGGAGTTTCCTCACATTTTGCAACTCATTCAGCAAAATCAATTTGATACTATTTATCACGAGCATTTTTCTTATTTTTCATTCCTGACTATCGAAAAAATCTTTGCAGCACACAACTTGCAACTTTTTGACGTAGAAGAATTATCAACTCATGGCGGTTCATTAAGAATCTATGCCAAACATGACTACGCTGTTCATCTCAGTATTAGTCAACGAGTTAGAGATTTGAAAGCTAAAGAAATTGCCGCCGGACTGCATCGCATAGAGACTTACATTACATTTGGAGAAAAAGTCAAAGAAACAAAACACAAACTATTAAATTTTCTTTTGACAGCTAAAGCAGAAGGTAAATCAATCGCTGGTTATGGCGCACCTGCTAAAGGCAATACATTGCTCAATTACTGTGGGATTGGAAAAGATTTTATCGATTACACAGTAGATTGCAATCCTTACAAGCAGGGCTTATTTTTACCTGGCACTCATATTCCCATCTTTGAACCAGATAAAATCCGTGAAACCAAACCAGATTATCTCCTAATATTGCCTTGGAATCTCAAGGAAGAAATTATGGAGCAAATGGCATTTATTGGCGAGTGGGGTGGACAGTTTGTAGTGCCAATTCCTGAAGTTAAAATTTACCCATCTCCTATTCAAGATAGGGTTTTAATAGCGTCGTGA
- a CDS encoding NAD-dependent epimerase/dehydratase family protein, producing MKILVTGTEGYLGSLLPPLLIERGHEVIGLDTGFYKVGWLYNANGVTPKTLNKDIRNITPDDLEGIEAIVHMAELSNDPAGQLAPNITYEINHVGSVRLASLAKAMGVRRFVYMSSCSVYGVATAGDVTEESPVNPQTAYAECKTLVERDVRPLADDDFSPTFMRNATAFGASPRMRFDIVLNNLAGLAWTSKQIKMTSDGTPWRPLVHALDICKAIVCALEAPRDIVHNQIFNVGDTANNYRVKEIAEIIADIFPDCKLSFGNNGSDNRSYRVSFEKINTILPGFKCDWNARLGAQQLFDLFSQIHMAEDTFLFRGFTRLRQLEYLIRTEQIDKDFFWNKK from the coding sequence ATGAAAATATTAGTAACTGGAACAGAAGGCTATCTTGGTTCATTATTACCTCCTCTATTAATTGAACGGGGACATGAAGTTATTGGTCTAGATACCGGTTTCTATAAAGTTGGTTGGTTGTATAACGCTAATGGAGTGACACCCAAAACCCTCAACAAAGATATTCGCAACATCACCCCTGATGATTTGGAAGGTATTGAAGCCATAGTTCACATGGCAGAACTATCCAACGACCCAGCCGGACAATTAGCACCTAATATTACCTACGAAATTAATCATGTAGGTTCAGTTCGTCTAGCTAGCCTAGCTAAAGCTATGGGTGTGCGCCGTTTTGTATACATGTCTTCATGCAGCGTCTACGGTGTTGCTACCGCAGGTGATGTCACAGAAGAATCGCCTGTTAATCCTCAAACAGCCTACGCAGAATGCAAAACTCTCGTAGAAAGAGATGTCAGACCACTCGCTGATGATGACTTCTCTCCCACCTTTATGCGGAATGCAACTGCCTTTGGTGCTTCTCCCAGAATGCGCTTTGATATTGTTTTAAACAACCTAGCAGGGTTGGCATGGACTAGCAAACAAATCAAAATGACCAGTGATGGTACACCCTGGCGGCCATTAGTCCATGCACTGGATATTTGCAAAGCAATAGTCTGCGCTTTGGAAGCACCACGCGACATTGTACATAACCAAATCTTTAACGTGGGAGATACAGCAAACAATTATCGCGTCAAAGAAATCGCAGAAATTATTGCTGATATTTTCCCAGATTGTAAATTGTCCTTTGGTAACAACGGTTCAGATAACCGCAGCTATCGAGTATCCTTCGAGAAAATCAATACAATCCTACCTGGATTTAAGTGTGATTGGAATGCCCGACTTGGTGCCCAGCAGTTATTTGATTTATTCAGTCAAATACACATGGCTGAAGATACTTTCTTGTTTAGAGGATTTACCCGCTTAAGGCAACTAGAGTATCTGATTCGTACTGAGCAAATTGACAAAGATTTTTTCTGGAATAAAAAGTAG
- the lhgO gene encoding L-2-hydroxyglutarate oxidase, translated as MYDFAIIGGGIVGLSTALALGKRYPNARILVVEKESQWAFHQTGNNSGVIHSGIYYKPGSFKAKFCRDGSRSMVEFCQEHGIEHEVCGKVIVATEEQELPRLENLYKRGLDNGIEVKRISPEEVREIEPHVKCVGGLRVFSTGIVNYKQVCLKYAELIQQQGGDLHLNTKVLKISPSGKNQVLQTNKGNFETHFVINCTGLHSDRTAKLGQVEPQAKIVPFRGEYYELTPEKRYLVKTLIYPVPNPDFPFLGVHFTRMIDGSVHAGPNAVLSLKREGYKKTDFDLRDFLEVITYPGFWKLAAKHADEGIQEIIRSFSKAAFTRSLQKLIPEVQAEDLVPTHAGVRAQALMNDGKLVDDFLIVSGQNSIHVCNAPSPAATSSLEIGKALVAEIPRLSHLDIAVTA; from the coding sequence ATGTATGATTTTGCAATTATAGGTGGGGGAATAGTTGGACTCTCTACAGCCCTGGCTTTAGGAAAACGCTATCCCAATGCTCGTATTTTAGTAGTAGAAAAAGAGAGTCAATGGGCATTTCACCAAACCGGCAATAATAGCGGTGTAATTCATTCTGGTATTTACTACAAGCCAGGGAGTTTCAAAGCTAAATTTTGTCGTGACGGTTCTCGCTCTATGGTAGAGTTTTGTCAAGAGCATGGAATTGAGCATGAAGTTTGTGGTAAGGTCATTGTTGCAACTGAAGAACAAGAGCTACCACGCTTAGAAAATCTCTACAAACGCGGCTTAGACAATGGCATAGAAGTTAAGAGAATTAGCCCGGAAGAAGTCAGAGAAATTGAACCTCACGTAAAATGTGTAGGTGGACTTCGGGTATTCTCAACTGGTATTGTTAATTACAAGCAAGTCTGTTTGAAATACGCCGAGCTAATTCAACAGCAGGGTGGGGATTTACACCTGAATACAAAAGTTCTGAAAATCTCCCCAAGTGGTAAAAATCAGGTACTGCAAACAAACAAGGGTAACTTTGAAACCCACTTTGTAATTAATTGTACTGGATTACATAGCGATCGCACCGCCAAATTAGGTCAAGTTGAACCCCAAGCAAAAATTGTTCCATTCCGGGGAGAATATTACGAACTCACCCCAGAAAAACGTTATCTGGTCAAAACACTAATTTACCCAGTTCCCAATCCAGATTTTCCCTTTTTGGGTGTTCACTTTACCCGGATGATTGATGGTAGCGTCCATGCAGGGCCAAACGCGGTGCTGTCGCTCAAACGCGAAGGTTACAAAAAAACCGACTTTGACTTACGGGATTTTCTTGAAGTCATCACCTATCCTGGTTTTTGGAAGTTGGCAGCTAAACATGCTGATGAAGGGATTCAAGAAATCATTCGTTCCTTTAGTAAAGCAGCCTTCACCAGAAGTTTGCAAAAACTAATTCCCGAAGTTCAAGCAGAAGATTTAGTTCCCACCCATGCAGGAGTTCGCGCTCAAGCCTTAATGAACGATGGCAAGCTTGTAGACGACTTTTTGATTGTTTCCGGTCAAAACTCCATTCATGTTTGCAATGCTCCTTCTCCTGCGGCCACATCTTCTCTAGAAATCGGTAAAGCGCTTGTGGCGGAAATTCCCCGACTTTCCCATCTAGATATTGCAGTAACCGCATAG
- a CDS encoding glycosyltransferase family 2 protein: MNKLLTIAIPTFNRAQLLDKQLTWLAQAIKGFEDDCEILVSDNCSTDNTQEVIQKWQITLSNITFKSNKNFKNLGVVKNIMYCLNSTTTKYVWTIGDDDPIQDRAIAYVISKLKQHEDLSLLFLNFSGRNQITGEPVHPPTIVGNRWFDIDSEDGDGDGKAVFEHCFSKSVGAVIFLTATVYRTDLVKRALQDWPDAENNWISLAYLAGYCAANGRVIVTQDTYLECVVGVSYWQKEPKSALLMQYKHIPEVILKLEKSGYSKQFCRRMLLQNSKEVNLKVFLGALRRWPMSAIKIVVPFLALVSLCAFDVMVSKELALAESSEIPTQEVRTYKP; the protein is encoded by the coding sequence ATGAATAAACTGTTGACTATTGCCATTCCTACATTTAATCGTGCCCAACTTCTAGATAAGCAACTTACTTGGTTAGCTCAAGCTATTAAAGGTTTTGAAGACGACTGTGAAATTTTAGTTTCTGACAATTGTTCAACAGACAATACTCAGGAGGTAATTCAGAAATGGCAAATAACACTTAGTAATATTACATTTAAATCGAATAAAAATTTCAAGAATTTAGGCGTAGTCAAGAATATTATGTATTGCCTAAATTCTACAACAACCAAATATGTTTGGACAATTGGTGATGATGACCCAATTCAAGATAGAGCTATTGCTTATGTGATTAGCAAACTCAAGCAACATGAAGATTTATCATTATTGTTCCTCAACTTTTCTGGACGAAACCAAATTACTGGTGAACCAGTTCATCCACCAACAATTGTTGGTAATCGCTGGTTTGATATAGATAGTGAAGATGGTGATGGTGATGGTAAGGCTGTATTTGAACATTGTTTCTCAAAAAGTGTTGGCGCAGTGATTTTTCTGACTGCTACTGTCTACCGCACTGATTTAGTAAAACGCGCTCTGCAAGATTGGCCAGATGCTGAGAATAACTGGATATCTTTAGCATATTTAGCCGGATATTGTGCTGCTAATGGCAGAGTGATCGTCACTCAAGATACTTATTTGGAATGTGTTGTTGGTGTGAGTTATTGGCAGAAAGAACCAAAATCTGCACTGTTAATGCAATACAAACACATACCCGAAGTTATTTTGAAATTAGAGAAAAGTGGATATTCCAAGCAGTTTTGTAGACGGATGCTTTTACAGAACAGTAAAGAAGTCAACTTGAAAGTTTTCTTAGGTGCTTTAAGAAGATGGCCGATGTCCGCTATCAAAATAGTAGTTCCATTTTTGGCTTTAGTCAGCTTGTGTGCTTTTGATGTGATGGTTTCTAAAGAACTTGCTTTAGCAGAATCAAGTGAAATACCTACTCAAGAAGTGCGGACTTATAAGCCGTAA